One window of the Pyxicephalus adspersus chromosome 5, UCB_Pads_2.0, whole genome shotgun sequence genome contains the following:
- the SDCBP gene encoding syntenin-1 — MSLYPSLEDLKVDKVIQAQTAFATNPANPAILSEASAPAAQHGGLYPKLYPELSQYMGLSLSEDEIHKNMSMVPVDGRQVARPSAVNNMVAPISGSDVGIRRAEIKQGIREVILCKDQDGKIGLRLKSIDNGVFVQLVQANSPASLVGLKFGDQVLQINGENCAGWSSDKSHKFLKQVSGDRISMVVRDRPFERTITMHKDSNGHVGFVFKNGKITSIVKDGSAARNGLLTEHNLCEINGQNVIGLKDSQVAEILSSSANVVTLTVMPAFIFEHMVKRMASSVLKSLMDHSVPEV, encoded by the exons AtgtctctctatccatctctagAAGACTTGAAAGTTGACAAAGTCATTCAG GCTCAGACAGCATTTGCAACAAATCCAGCCAATCCAGCTATTTTATCCGAGGCATCAGCACCTGCAGCACAGCATGGAG GTTTGTATCCTAAACTGTATCCAGAGCTATCTCAGTACATGGGATTAAGCCTGAGTGAGGATGAAATCCACAAAAACATGTCTATGGTGCCTGTAGATGGG CGCCAGGTAGCAAGACCATCAGCTGTAAACAACATGGTTGCTCCCATCAGTGGAAGTGATGTTGGGATTCGCAGAGCagaaataaaacaaggaatcagagaAGTTATCTTGTGTAAGGATCAGGATGGGAAGATTGGTCTCCGCCTTAAATCTATTGACAAT ggtGTTTTTGTTCAGCTGGTTCAAGCAAATTCTCCAGCATCTTTGGTTGGCTTAAAGTTTGGGGATCAAGTTCTGCAAATCAATGGTGAAAACTGTGCTGGCTGGAGCTCAGACAAGTCCCATAAATTCCTCAAGCAGGTTTCCGGAGACAGGATTTCTATGGTTGTTAGAGACAG ACCATTTGAACGCACTATTACAATGCACAAAGACAGCAATGGACATGTTGGATTTGttttcaaaaatggaaaaataacttCTATTGTCAAAGACGGTTCTGCTGCAAGGAATGGACTTCTCACTGAACACAATCTCTGTGAAATTAATGGCCAGAATGTCATTGGATTAAAG GATTCCCAAGTTGCAGAAATACTGTCCTCTTCTGCAAATGTGGTTACCCTCACTGTAATGCCCGCATTCATCTTTGAGCACATGGTAAAGAG aaTGGCTTCAAGTGTCTTAAAGAGCTTAATGGATCACTCTGTTCCTGAGGTGTAA